Proteins found in one Arthrobacter sp. U41 genomic segment:
- a CDS encoding LapA family protein: MNAEPPPAPQPAPQPAPGPAPTPAAGKRPAVTRAGMVWVSTVAALVLLVLLIAFIVQNQDDVRVRFFTLEGTISLGMALFIAAVGGGVLVAVAGAVRIIQLRSRSHRTVRRSP, from the coding sequence GTGAATGCTGAACCGCCTCCGGCGCCTCAGCCGGCGCCTCAGCCGGCGCCCGGCCCGGCGCCCACACCGGCCGCCGGCAAGCGCCCGGCGGTCACCCGCGCCGGGATGGTCTGGGTCTCCACGGTAGCTGCCCTGGTGCTGCTGGTCCTCCTCATCGCCTTCATCGTGCAGAACCAGGACGATGTCAGGGTACGTTTCTTCACCCTGGAGGGAACCATATCCCTGGGGATGGCCCTGTTCATCGCAGCGGTGGGCGGAGGTGTCCTGGTCGCCGTGGCCGGTGCGGTAAGAATCATCCAACTCAGGTCCCGCAGCCACCGGACCGTAAGGAGATCACCATGA
- a CDS encoding CsbD family protein: MGLGDKFKHATEKAAGKGKETTGEATGDESLKAEGKTDQTKASLKQAAEKVKDAFKKR; the protein is encoded by the coding sequence ATGGGTTTGGGTGACAAGTTCAAGCACGCTACCGAGAAGGCCGCGGGCAAAGGCAAAGAGACGACCGGGGAAGCGACCGGCGATGAAAGCCTGAAAGCCGAAGGCAAAACCGACCAGACCAAGGCAAGCCTGAAGCAGGCTGCAGAGAAGGTCAAGGACGCTTTCAAAAAACGCTGA